The Solanum lycopersicum chromosome 9, SLM_r2.1 genome window below encodes:
- the LOC101252436 gene encoding probable leucine-rich repeat receptor-like protein kinase At2g33170 isoform X1, with product MMSGDFESRSGLVFLIWISALLAAVLLLVSPAEGLNQEGMYLLELKKNFQDPYNYLGNWNANDETPCGWVGVNCTSDYNPVVQSLYLGSMNLSGTLSSSIGGLEHLAYLNLPYNQLTGNIPKEIGNCSKLQSLQLHYNTFYGPIPAELYNLSNLKDVNISSNMISGPIAEEFGKLSSLVTFVAYTNNLTGPVPRSIGNLKNLTIFRVGQNAFSGSLPTEIGGCESLESLGLTQNCLEGNIPKELGMLSKLKELVLWGNQFSGYIPKELGNLTQIQLLALYQNNLIGDIPAEIGKLKNLMKLYLYRNGLNGSIPREIGNLSMATEIDFSENFLKGEIPVEFGQIKSLRLLFLFQNQLEGVIPDELTTLKNLVSLDLSINYLTGPIPFGFQYQRELVQLQLFENSLTGTIPQRLGIYSRLWVLDLNNNQLTGRIPRFVCQNSNLILLNLASNKLHGYIPSGVLKCDSLVQLRLNDNRLTGTFPSELCKLINLSAVELGQNQFTGPIPPDIGYCQKLQRLDFSGNSFNQLPKEIGNLTRLVTFNVSANLLTGPIPPEIRNCKALQRLDLSKNRFTDVIPDDIGSLSQLERLLLSENKLSGKIPAALGSLSHLTELQMGSNLLSGEIPSELGNLSGLQIAMDLSNNNLSGSIPPNLGNLILLEYLYLNNNHLSGEIPSTFGNLTSLLGIDFSYNDLTGPLPDIPLFRNMDISSFIGNKGLCGGPLGECNASPAYDANNSPRVESADSPRAKIITAVAGVIGGVSLVLIVVILYYMRQHPVEMVATQDKDLESSDPDIYFRPKEGFTFQDLVEATNNFQDCYVLGRGAVGTVYKAVMQSGQTIAVKKLASNREGNNIDNSFRAEILTLGKIRHRNIVKLYGFCYHQGSNLLLYEYMARGSLGELLHSTSCRLDWPTRFMVAVGAAQGLSYLHHDCKPRIIHRDIKSNNILIDEKFEAHVGDFGLAKVVDMPQSKSMSAVAGSYGYIAPEYAYTMKVTEKCDIYSYGVVLLELLTGKAPVQPLEQGGDLVTWVKHYVRNHSLTPGVLDSRLDLEDVITVSHMLTVLKIALMCTSMSPYDRPSMREVVLMLIESDEQEGNFISSPVYDLPLKDNSF from the exons ATGATGTCTGGAGATTTTGAATCAAGAAGTGGTTTGGTTTTTCTAATTTGGATAAGTGCTTTGTTGGCTGCTGTACTATTGCTGGTTTCTCCTGCAGAAGGATTGAATCAGGAAGGAATGTACCTTCTTGAATTGAAGAAGAATTTCCAGGATCCGTATAACTATTTGGGGAATTGGAATGCAAATGATGAAACTCCTTGTGGTTGGGTAGGTGTGAATTGCACTTCTGATTATAATCCAGTTGTGCAATCGCTTTATCTGGGCTCTATGAATCTTTCAGGCACGTTGAGTTCTAGCATTGGTGGTCTTGAACATTTAGCTTATCTTAACCTGCCTTACAATCAACTCACTGGGAACATTCCCAAAGAGATTGGAAATTGCTCAAAATTGCAGTCTCTCCAGCTccattataatactttttacggTCCAATTCCTGCTGAACTGTATAACCTGTCTAATTTGAAGGATGTGAACATTAGCAGCAACATGATCTCTGGTCCTATTGCTGAGGAGTTTGGGAAACTCTCATCTCTAGTTACTTTTGTTGCATACACCAATAATCTTACCGGTCCAGTGCCTCGATCTAttggaaatttgaaaaatttgacAATATTTCGAGTGGGGCAGAATGCATTTTCTGGAAGTTTACCTACAGAGATAGGTGGTTGCGAGAGCTTGGAATCTCTTGGTCTAACACAGAATTGCCTGGAAGGAAACATACCGAAAGAACTTGGCATGCTTAGTAAGTTGAAAGAGCTTGTGCTTTGGGGAAATCAGTTCTCTGGTTATATTCCAAAGGAACTTGGAAATTTAACACAAATTCAATTGCTTGCTTTATATCAGAACAACCTGATTGGAGATATTCCTGCTGAAATAGGTAAACTGAAAAATTTGATGAAGTTATACCTATACCGGAATGGATTAAATGGTAGCATTCCAAGGGAGATTGGAAATCTTTCTATGGCAACAGAAATTGATTTCTCAGAAAACTTTCTGAAAGGAGAAATTCCAGTTGAGTTTGGCCAAATAAAAAGTCTGAGACTGTTGTTTCTTTTCCAGAATCAGCTCGAAGGCGTTATACCAGATGAACTTACTACTTTAAAGAATTTGGTTAGTCTTGATTTGTCAATTAATTACCTAACAGGTCCTATTCCATTTGGTTTTCAGTATCAAAGGGAATTGGTTCAGTTACAGCTTTTTGAGAATTCTTTAACTGGTACTATTCCTCAACGTCTTGGCATTTATAGTCGACTTTGGGTGCTTGATTTAAATAACAATCAACTCACAGGAAGAATTCCTCGATTCGTTTGTCAGAATTCCAATTTGATTTTGCTGAATCTTGCATCAAATAAGTTGCACGGATATATTCCATCCGGTGTTCTTAAATGTGATTCATTGGTGCAACTTCGTCTGAACGATAACAGGCTAACAGGGACATTTCCTTCTGAGTTGTGCAAATTGATAAACCTGTCTGCTGTTGAACTGGGGCAGAACCAGTTCACTGGTCCAATACCTCCTGATATTGGATATTGCCAGAAGTTGCAGAGGCTTGATTTCTCAGGCAATAGTTTCAACCAGTTGCCTAAGGAGATAGGAAATCTTACCAGGCTTGTGACATTCAATGTCTCAGCAAATTTGCTCACTGGACCAATACCTCCAGAAATTCGTAACTGCAAGGCACTACAAAGACTGGATCTCAGCAAGAACAGATTTACTGATGTTATACCTGATGACATTGGTAGCTTGTCGCAGCTAGAACGTCTTTTGCTTTCAGAGAATAAGTTATCTGGAAAGATACCAGCAGCATTGGGGAGCCTCTCTCATTTGACTGAGCTGCAGATGGGCAGTAATCTACTGTCAGGTGAAATACCATCAGAGTTGGGTAATCTTAGTGGCTTACAAATTGCAATGGATCTTAGCAATAACAATCTCTCTGGAAGTATACCACCTAACCTTGGTAATCTTATCCTATTAGAGTACCTTTATCTCAACAACAATCATTTGAGTGGTGAAATACCAAGCACATTTGGAAACCTGACAAGTCTCTTGGGTATTGACTTCTCATACAATGACTTGACTGGACCACTGCCGGATATACCACTCTTTCGGAACATGGATATCAGCAGCTTCATTGGAAACAAAGGTCTTTGTGGTGGGCCTCTAGGTGAATGTAACGCATCTCCAGCTTATGATGCCAATAATTCTCCTAGAGTCGAGAGTGCAGATTCTCCTCGAGCAAAGATTATTACTGCAGTTGCCGGTGTAATTGGTGGAGTTTCTCTTGTTTTGATTGTGGTAATTTTGTACTATATGAGGCAGCATCCAGTTGAGATGGTTGCAACCCAGGATAAAGACCTGGAATCTTCAGATCCAGACATTTATTTCCGTCCGAAAGAGGGGTTCACTTTCCAGGACTTGGTTGAGGCTACAAACAATTTTCAGGATTGTTATGTTCTTGGAAGAGGAGCCGTTGGAACAGTTTACAAGGCAGTCATGCAGTCTGGACAAACGATTGCAGTCAAGAAGCTTGCTTCTAACAGAGAGGGTAATAACATCGACAATAGCTTCCGTGCAGAGATCTTAACTCTAGGAAAGATTAGGCATCGTAACATCGTAAAGCTATATGGCTTTTGCTATCATCAGGGTTCTAATTTACTTCTCTATGAGTATATGGCCAGAGGTAGCTTGGGTGAACTGCTTCACAGTACATCTTGCAGATTGGATTGGCCAACTCGCTTTATGGTGGCTGTTGGAGCTGCTCAAGGACTTTCTTACTTACATCATGATTGCAAGCCCCGGATCATCCACCGTGATATAAAGTCCAATAATATTCTGATTGATGAGAAGTTTGAAGCTCATGTTGGTGATTTTGGTTTGGCAAAAGTTGTTGATATGCCTCAATCTAAGTCGATGTCTGCAGTTGCTGGCTCTTATGGCTACATAGCCCCTG AATATGCTTATACCATGAAAGTTACGGAAAAATGTGATATCTATAGTTATGGGGTAGTCCTTTTGGAGTTGCTAACTGGAAAAGCACCCGTACAGCCCTTAGAACAAGGCGGTGATCTTGTCACATGGGTGAAGCATTATGTTAGGAACCATTCATTGACACCAGGGGTACTCGATAGCCGATTGGATTTGGAAGATGTAATTACTGTTAGTCATATGCTTACAGTTCTTAAAATTGCTCTAATGTGCACTAGCATGTCCCCGTATGATCGTCCTTCAATGCGCGAGGTTGTTCTGATGCTGATTGAGTCTGATGAGCAAGAAGGGAACTTTATCTCATCTCCAGTTTATGATCTCCCTCTGAAAGATAATTCCTTCTAG
- the LOC101252436 gene encoding probable leucine-rich repeat receptor-like protein kinase At2g33170 isoform X2 — MISGPIAEEFGKLSSLVTFVAYTNNLTGPVPRSIGNLKNLTIFRVGQNAFSGSLPTEIGGCESLESLGLTQNCLEGNIPKELGMLSKLKELVLWGNQFSGYIPKELGNLTQIQLLALYQNNLIGDIPAEIGKLKNLMKLYLYRNGLNGSIPREIGNLSMATEIDFSENFLKGEIPVEFGQIKSLRLLFLFQNQLEGVIPDELTTLKNLVSLDLSINYLTGPIPFGFQYQRELVQLQLFENSLTGTIPQRLGIYSRLWVLDLNNNQLTGRIPRFVCQNSNLILLNLASNKLHGYIPSGVLKCDSLVQLRLNDNRLTGTFPSELCKLINLSAVELGQNQFTGPIPPDIGYCQKLQRLDFSGNSFNQLPKEIGNLTRLVTFNVSANLLTGPIPPEIRNCKALQRLDLSKNRFTDVIPDDIGSLSQLERLLLSENKLSGKIPAALGSLSHLTELQMGSNLLSGEIPSELGNLSGLQIAMDLSNNNLSGSIPPNLGNLILLEYLYLNNNHLSGEIPSTFGNLTSLLGIDFSYNDLTGPLPDIPLFRNMDISSFIGNKGLCGGPLGECNASPAYDANNSPRVESADSPRAKIITAVAGVIGGVSLVLIVVILYYMRQHPVEMVATQDKDLESSDPDIYFRPKEGFTFQDLVEATNNFQDCYVLGRGAVGTVYKAVMQSGQTIAVKKLASNREGNNIDNSFRAEILTLGKIRHRNIVKLYGFCYHQGSNLLLYEYMARGSLGELLHSTSCRLDWPTRFMVAVGAAQGLSYLHHDCKPRIIHRDIKSNNILIDEKFEAHVGDFGLAKVVDMPQSKSMSAVAGSYGYIAPEYAYTMKVTEKCDIYSYGVVLLELLTGKAPVQPLEQGGDLVTWVKHYVRNHSLTPGVLDSRLDLEDVITVSHMLTVLKIALMCTSMSPYDRPSMREVVLMLIESDEQEGNFISSPVYDLPLKDNSF, encoded by the exons ATGATCTCTGGTCCTATTGCTGAGGAGTTTGGGAAACTCTCATCTCTAGTTACTTTTGTTGCATACACCAATAATCTTACCGGTCCAGTGCCTCGATCTAttggaaatttgaaaaatttgacAATATTTCGAGTGGGGCAGAATGCATTTTCTGGAAGTTTACCTACAGAGATAGGTGGTTGCGAGAGCTTGGAATCTCTTGGTCTAACACAGAATTGCCTGGAAGGAAACATACCGAAAGAACTTGGCATGCTTAGTAAGTTGAAAGAGCTTGTGCTTTGGGGAAATCAGTTCTCTGGTTATATTCCAAAGGAACTTGGAAATTTAACACAAATTCAATTGCTTGCTTTATATCAGAACAACCTGATTGGAGATATTCCTGCTGAAATAGGTAAACTGAAAAATTTGATGAAGTTATACCTATACCGGAATGGATTAAATGGTAGCATTCCAAGGGAGATTGGAAATCTTTCTATGGCAACAGAAATTGATTTCTCAGAAAACTTTCTGAAAGGAGAAATTCCAGTTGAGTTTGGCCAAATAAAAAGTCTGAGACTGTTGTTTCTTTTCCAGAATCAGCTCGAAGGCGTTATACCAGATGAACTTACTACTTTAAAGAATTTGGTTAGTCTTGATTTGTCAATTAATTACCTAACAGGTCCTATTCCATTTGGTTTTCAGTATCAAAGGGAATTGGTTCAGTTACAGCTTTTTGAGAATTCTTTAACTGGTACTATTCCTCAACGTCTTGGCATTTATAGTCGACTTTGGGTGCTTGATTTAAATAACAATCAACTCACAGGAAGAATTCCTCGATTCGTTTGTCAGAATTCCAATTTGATTTTGCTGAATCTTGCATCAAATAAGTTGCACGGATATATTCCATCCGGTGTTCTTAAATGTGATTCATTGGTGCAACTTCGTCTGAACGATAACAGGCTAACAGGGACATTTCCTTCTGAGTTGTGCAAATTGATAAACCTGTCTGCTGTTGAACTGGGGCAGAACCAGTTCACTGGTCCAATACCTCCTGATATTGGATATTGCCAGAAGTTGCAGAGGCTTGATTTCTCAGGCAATAGTTTCAACCAGTTGCCTAAGGAGATAGGAAATCTTACCAGGCTTGTGACATTCAATGTCTCAGCAAATTTGCTCACTGGACCAATACCTCCAGAAATTCGTAACTGCAAGGCACTACAAAGACTGGATCTCAGCAAGAACAGATTTACTGATGTTATACCTGATGACATTGGTAGCTTGTCGCAGCTAGAACGTCTTTTGCTTTCAGAGAATAAGTTATCTGGAAAGATACCAGCAGCATTGGGGAGCCTCTCTCATTTGACTGAGCTGCAGATGGGCAGTAATCTACTGTCAGGTGAAATACCATCAGAGTTGGGTAATCTTAGTGGCTTACAAATTGCAATGGATCTTAGCAATAACAATCTCTCTGGAAGTATACCACCTAACCTTGGTAATCTTATCCTATTAGAGTACCTTTATCTCAACAACAATCATTTGAGTGGTGAAATACCAAGCACATTTGGAAACCTGACAAGTCTCTTGGGTATTGACTTCTCATACAATGACTTGACTGGACCACTGCCGGATATACCACTCTTTCGGAACATGGATATCAGCAGCTTCATTGGAAACAAAGGTCTTTGTGGTGGGCCTCTAGGTGAATGTAACGCATCTCCAGCTTATGATGCCAATAATTCTCCTAGAGTCGAGAGTGCAGATTCTCCTCGAGCAAAGATTATTACTGCAGTTGCCGGTGTAATTGGTGGAGTTTCTCTTGTTTTGATTGTGGTAATTTTGTACTATATGAGGCAGCATCCAGTTGAGATGGTTGCAACCCAGGATAAAGACCTGGAATCTTCAGATCCAGACATTTATTTCCGTCCGAAAGAGGGGTTCACTTTCCAGGACTTGGTTGAGGCTACAAACAATTTTCAGGATTGTTATGTTCTTGGAAGAGGAGCCGTTGGAACAGTTTACAAGGCAGTCATGCAGTCTGGACAAACGATTGCAGTCAAGAAGCTTGCTTCTAACAGAGAGGGTAATAACATCGACAATAGCTTCCGTGCAGAGATCTTAACTCTAGGAAAGATTAGGCATCGTAACATCGTAAAGCTATATGGCTTTTGCTATCATCAGGGTTCTAATTTACTTCTCTATGAGTATATGGCCAGAGGTAGCTTGGGTGAACTGCTTCACAGTACATCTTGCAGATTGGATTGGCCAACTCGCTTTATGGTGGCTGTTGGAGCTGCTCAAGGACTTTCTTACTTACATCATGATTGCAAGCCCCGGATCATCCACCGTGATATAAAGTCCAATAATATTCTGATTGATGAGAAGTTTGAAGCTCATGTTGGTGATTTTGGTTTGGCAAAAGTTGTTGATATGCCTCAATCTAAGTCGATGTCTGCAGTTGCTGGCTCTTATGGCTACATAGCCCCTG AATATGCTTATACCATGAAAGTTACGGAAAAATGTGATATCTATAGTTATGGGGTAGTCCTTTTGGAGTTGCTAACTGGAAAAGCACCCGTACAGCCCTTAGAACAAGGCGGTGATCTTGTCACATGGGTGAAGCATTATGTTAGGAACCATTCATTGACACCAGGGGTACTCGATAGCCGATTGGATTTGGAAGATGTAATTACTGTTAGTCATATGCTTACAGTTCTTAAAATTGCTCTAATGTGCACTAGCATGTCCCCGTATGATCGTCCTTCAATGCGCGAGGTTGTTCTGATGCTGATTGAGTCTGATGAGCAAGAAGGGAACTTTATCTCATCTCCAGTTTATGATCTCCCTCTGAAAGATAATTCCTTCTAG